The following are encoded in a window of Candidatus Eisenbacteria bacterium genomic DNA:
- a CDS encoding FKBP-type peptidyl-prolyl cis-trans isomerase produces the protein MTESRRSRLRFVIGPLACLAIAALIAGCGNSKTGAGRQAEQGKSAPAASAEAQSSAPSSPAPSTMDQKEAAPVSDEKVVTTASGLKYVDMVAGEGASPARGQRVVVHYTGWLADGKKFDSSLDRGQPFKFMLGQGQVIKGWDEGVATMKVGGKRKLIIPHQLAYGERGYRGAIPPKAELTFEVQLLSIE, from the coding sequence ATGACAGAGAGTCGCAGATCTCGCCTGCGCTTCGTGATCGGTCCGCTCGCCTGTCTCGCGATCGCGGCCCTCATCGCCGGATGCGGCAACAGCAAGACCGGCGCGGGCAGGCAGGCGGAGCAGGGCAAGAGCGCCCCGGCCGCCTCGGCGGAGGCCCAATCCTCTGCCCCGTCAAGCCCGGCGCCATCGACTATGGACCAGAAGGAGGCAGCACCCGTGTCGGATGAGAAGGTGGTCACGACCGCGTCCGGACTGAAGTATGTGGACATGGTCGCCGGCGAAGGCGCGTCCCCGGCGCGGGGACAGAGGGTCGTGGTGCACTACACCGGCTGGCTCGCCGATGGAAAGAAGTTCGACAGTTCCCTCGATCGCGGCCAGCCGTTCAAGTTCATGCTCGGACAGGGGCAGGTGATCAAGGGGTGGGATGAAGGCGTGGCCACCATGAAGGTCGGCGGCAAGCGCAAGCTCATCATCCCCCACCAGCTCGCCTATGGAGAGCGCGGATACCGGGGCGCCATCCCTCCGAAAGCGGAGCTGACCTTCGAGGTTCAGCTCCTTTCCATAGAGTAG
- a CDS encoding efflux RND transporter periplasmic adaptor subunit, producing the protein MRRRSWAIPAAVLLVLAIVTLVWIRRAGRDDAALYRTEPVQRGDVRLQITATGTLNAMTTVQVGSQISGTIDALHADFNSQVRQGQLLAQIDPTFLKAQVAQSEADLERAEVARRQADRDYARQTPLREQGLASQAEIDAAETALEAARASVKSAEAALQRAKTNLRYATILSPIDGIVVSRNVDVGQTVAASLQAPTLFTIANDLTRMQLEASVDEADIGLVELGQTVTFTVDAYPERVFRGTVEQIRLSPKTDQNVVSYTVIVHVANPEQKLLPGMTANATFQVAEALGTLMVPAAALRFRPGSSERTRPGTLHVMDNGGRLRRISARPGISDGTYTAVASDSLSEGMQVVVGLNRAGGSMAAQGTVNPFAPGGTRRDRR; encoded by the coding sequence ATGCGCCGGAGGAGCTGGGCCATCCCGGCCGCGGTCCTGCTGGTTCTCGCGATCGTCACGCTCGTCTGGATCAGGCGCGCGGGTCGCGATGACGCTGCCCTCTATCGGACCGAACCGGTTCAGAGGGGAGACGTGCGCCTTCAGATCACCGCGACCGGAACCCTCAACGCGATGACGACGGTTCAGGTCGGAAGCCAGATCTCGGGGACGATCGACGCCCTTCACGCCGACTTCAACAGCCAGGTCAGGCAGGGGCAGCTCCTGGCCCAGATCGACCCGACATTCCTGAAGGCGCAGGTCGCGCAGAGCGAGGCCGATCTCGAGAGAGCCGAGGTCGCCAGGCGGCAGGCGGACCGCGACTACGCCCGCCAGACCCCTCTGCGCGAGCAGGGGCTCGCATCCCAGGCCGAGATCGACGCCGCCGAGACGGCGCTGGAGGCCGCGCGCGCCTCGGTCAAGTCGGCGGAGGCCGCGCTCCAGCGGGCGAAGACCAACCTCCGCTACGCTACGATCCTCTCTCCGATCGACGGAATCGTCGTCTCGCGCAACGTCGATGTCGGGCAGACCGTCGCGGCATCCCTTCAGGCCCCCACCCTCTTCACCATCGCCAACGATCTGACCCGGATGCAGCTCGAGGCCTCCGTCGATGAGGCCGACATCGGGCTGGTCGAGCTGGGGCAGACCGTCACCTTCACGGTCGATGCCTACCCGGAGAGGGTCTTCCGGGGGACGGTCGAGCAGATCCGCCTCTCGCCGAAGACCGACCAGAACGTCGTTTCCTACACTGTGATCGTCCATGTGGCGAATCCGGAGCAGAAGCTCCTGCCCGGGATGACCGCGAACGCCACCTTCCAGGTCGCCGAGGCCTTGGGCACCCTCATGGTCCCCGCCGCCGCGCTGCGGTTCAGACCCGGCTCATCCGAGCGGACCCGCCCCGGGACGCTCCATGTTATGGACAACGGCGGTCGCCTGAGGAGGATCTCGGCGCGCCCGGGGATCAGCGACGGAACCTACACCGCCGTCGCCTCCGATTCCCTCTCGGAGGGGATGCAGGTGGTCGTCGGCCTGAACCGCGCGGGCGGATCGATGGCCGCGCAGGGCACCGTCAACCCGTTCGCTCCGGGGGGAACGCGGCGTGACCGCAGATAG